A single Henriciella sp. AS95 DNA region contains:
- a CDS encoding DNA topoisomerase IB, producing the protein MAFSLARSDVDPKDAGLVYVDPGETGWTRKPYGKGFTYQDENGRTLEGEQRARAEGLVLPPAWKDVWICSRPNGHLQATGVDEAGRTQYRYHPDFRAHCEQVKFSDMLYFGQALPRIRARVRETLDDPADHVELAVAAIVRLMDKGAVRIGSEKSRLQGTFGATTLYKRHVRQTDEDTIRLRFKGKGGKPQDISICDDGLSRAVAALQCLPGQSLFDTPDGRVCSSRVNRFIQESADGAFTAKDFRTWGGSVAAVSALRKGADSIKAISEAAAAHLGNTPTIARNSYIHPRVIEMAREGLNPEEVSGPVRLKKNERRLFAVLEE; encoded by the coding sequence ATGGCTTTCTCGCTCGCCCGTTCTGATGTTGATCCGAAAGACGCCGGCCTCGTCTATGTCGATCCCGGCGAGACAGGCTGGACACGCAAGCCGTATGGCAAGGGCTTTACCTATCAGGACGAAAACGGGCGCACGCTCGAAGGCGAACAACGCGCCCGCGCTGAGGGGCTTGTCCTGCCGCCGGCGTGGAAAGACGTCTGGATCTGCTCAAGGCCGAATGGGCATTTGCAGGCGACGGGCGTCGATGAAGCTGGCCGAACGCAATACCGCTATCATCCGGATTTTCGCGCGCATTGCGAGCAGGTGAAGTTCTCAGACATGCTGTATTTCGGGCAGGCGCTTCCGCGCATCAGGGCGCGGGTACGCGAGACGCTCGACGACCCGGCCGACCATGTCGAACTCGCTGTGGCTGCAATTGTGCGGCTTATGGACAAGGGCGCGGTCCGCATCGGGTCAGAGAAGAGCCGCCTTCAGGGAACGTTCGGAGCGACGACACTCTACAAGCGGCATGTCCGCCAGACCGACGAAGACACGATCCGGCTGCGCTTCAAGGGCAAGGGCGGCAAGCCACAGGACATCTCAATCTGCGATGACGGCCTGAGCAGGGCCGTGGCCGCGCTGCAATGTCTTCCTGGTCAGAGCCTGTTCGACACACCTGACGGCAGGGTTTGCTCATCGCGCGTCAACCGCTTCATCCAGGAGTCTGCTGACGGTGCGTTCACCGCGAAGGATTTCAGGACGTGGGGCGGTTCGGTCGCCGCTGTCTCGGCGCTGAGAAAAGGCGCAGACAGCATCAAGGCCATTTCGGAAGCTGCGGCGGCGCACCTCGGCAATACGCCAACCATCGCTCGCAATTCCTATATCCATCCGCGCGTGATCGAGATGGCGCGCGAAGGCTTGAATCCGGAGGAGGTGTCCGGCCCGGTCAGGCTTAAAAAGAATGAAAGACGGCTGTTCGCTGTACTTGAAGAGTGA
- a CDS encoding PaaI family thioesterase, with translation MTVEYNPDDFSPLFQGFLGGVTSGNWSQKPKGLQKLGIMPEHWLKKIEPGYVHYIWPNDGSHDVQPERAFGGWVGALSDHVVSICMFSALKDGEAFTTQDLQIKFFRPVSHGDITIEANVINRSRTTGYVEAEWRNADGKLAAKVLAWKAIRTIEAIHAQR, from the coding sequence ATGACTGTTGAGTACAATCCAGACGATTTCTCCCCACTCTTTCAGGGCTTTCTTGGCGGCGTCACATCCGGCAACTGGTCGCAAAAGCCGAAAGGGCTTCAGAAACTCGGCATCATGCCGGAGCATTGGCTGAAGAAGATCGAGCCAGGATATGTCCACTATATCTGGCCGAATGATGGCTCCCACGACGTTCAGCCTGAGCGCGCCTTCGGCGGCTGGGTCGGCGCCTTGTCGGACCATGTCGTCTCCATCTGCATGTTCTCGGCCCTCAAGGATGGCGAAGCCTTCACCACGCAGGATTTGCAAATCAAGTTTTTCCGCCCGGTCTCGCATGGCGACATCACCATCGAAGCGAACGTCATCAATCGGTCTCGAACAACCGGTTATGTCGAAGCCGAATGGCGAAATGCCGACGGAAAACTCGCGGCCAAAGTACTTGCCTGGAAAGCCATTCGAACCATCGAGGCCATTCACGCACAGCGCTAA
- a CDS encoding CoA transferase subunit B: protein MPWTRDQMAERAAQELEDGMYVNLGIGIPTLVANHIPDGVEVTLQSENGMLGMGPFPYEGEEDPDLINAGKQTITELPHTAFFDSAMSFAMIRGGKINMAILGAMEVAENGDLANWMIPGKLVKGMGGAMDLVAGVKRIIVITDHTSKSGEPKLLHECNLPLTGKHVVNMIITDLGVFDVVEGGLEIKEIAPGVTRDEIYEKTEAKIVN, encoded by the coding sequence ATGCCCTGGACACGAGATCAGATGGCCGAGCGCGCCGCGCAGGAGCTGGAAGACGGGATGTATGTCAATCTCGGCATCGGCATTCCGACGCTGGTGGCGAACCACATCCCGGACGGCGTCGAGGTGACGCTGCAATCAGAGAATGGCATGCTCGGCATGGGCCCCTTCCCTTACGAGGGCGAGGAAGACCCCGACCTGATCAATGCCGGCAAGCAGACCATCACGGAACTGCCGCACACCGCCTTCTTCGACAGCGCCATGAGCTTTGCGATGATCCGCGGCGGCAAGATCAACATGGCGATCCTCGGCGCGATGGAAGTTGCCGAGAATGGCGACCTCGCCAACTGGATGATCCCCGGCAAGCTGGTGAAAGGCATGGGCGGGGCGATGGATCTCGTCGCGGGCGTCAAGCGCATCATCGTCATTACCGACCACACCTCGAAGTCCGGCGAGCCGAAACTGCTTCACGAATGCAATCTGCCGCTGACTGGCAAGCATGTCGTGAACATGATCATCACGGATCTCGGCGTCTTCGACGTTGTCGAAGGCGGCCTTGAAATCAAGGAAATCGCGCCGGGCGTCACCCGCGACGAAATCTATGAAAAAACTGAAGCAAAGATCGTAAATTGA
- a CDS encoding CoA transferase subunit A, translating to MSKIYKDAAAALDGVLFDGMTIAAGGFGLCGIPELSIAAIREAGTKDLTVYSNNAGVDGFGLGVLLESRQVKKMGSSYVGENKEFMRQYLGGELELEFNPQGTLAERMRAGGAGIAGFYTKTGYGTQIGEGKEVKEFHGEKYILEEGIFADLAIVKAWKADTTGNAIFRKTARNFNEPAAMCGKVCVMEVEEIVEPGELDPNHIHLPGVFVHRLVQGEFEKRIEQRTTRKKETA from the coding sequence ATGAGCAAGATTTACAAAGACGCAGCCGCCGCTCTCGACGGCGTTCTGTTTGATGGCATGACAATCGCTGCAGGCGGTTTCGGCCTTTGCGGCATCCCTGAGCTTTCCATCGCCGCGATCCGCGAGGCCGGCACCAAGGATTTGACCGTCTATTCCAATAATGCGGGCGTCGACGGCTTCGGTCTCGGCGTCCTGCTGGAAAGCCGGCAGGTCAAGAAGATGGGCTCGTCCTATGTCGGCGAGAACAAGGAATTCATGCGCCAGTATCTCGGCGGCGAACTCGAACTGGAGTTTAACCCGCAAGGCACGCTGGCCGAACGCATGCGCGCCGGCGGGGCAGGCATTGCCGGCTTCTACACCAAGACCGGCTATGGCACGCAGATCGGTGAAGGCAAGGAAGTGAAGGAATTTCACGGCGAGAAGTACATTCTCGAAGAAGGCATCTTCGCAGACCTCGCCATCGTGAAAGCCTGGAAGGCGGACACGACGGGCAACGCCATCTTCCGCAAGACCGCCCGCAATTTCAACGAGCCAGCCGCGATGTGCGGCAAGGTCTGCGTCATGGAAGTCGAGGAAATCGTCGAGCCGGGCGAGCTTGACCCGAACCACATTCACCTGCCCGGCGTTTTCGTGCACCGGCTGGTGCAGGGCGAGTTCGAAAAGCGTATCGAGCAGCGCACGACCCGGAAGAAGGAGACCGCCTGA
- the groL gene encoding chaperonin GroEL (60 kDa chaperone family; promotes refolding of misfolded polypeptides especially under stressful conditions; forms two stacked rings of heptamers to form a barrel-shaped 14mer; ends can be capped by GroES; misfolded proteins enter the barrel where they are refolded when GroES binds): MAAKHVKFGSEARERMLKGVDTLANAVKVTLGPKGRNVVIEKSFGAPRTTKDGVTVAKEIELEDKFENMGAQMLREVASKANDVAGDGTTTATVLAQSIVREGMKRVAAGMNPMDLKRGIDKAVLEVTSDLAHHSRKVKENSEISQVGSISANGDKEIGDMIAKAMEKVGNEGVITVEEAKSLETELDVVEGMQFDRGYLSPYFVTNPDKMSVELEDPFILLHEKKLSSLQPMLPILEAVVQSQRPLLIIAEDVDGEALATLVVNKLRGGLKVAAVKAPGFGDRRKAMLQDIAVLTGGQVISEDLGIKLENVALDMLGTAKKVEIDKDNTTIVDGAGTKDEIEARVGQIKKQIEDTSSDYDREKLQERLAKLAGGVAVIKVGGATEVEVKERKDRVDDALNATRAAVEEGVIPGGGVALLRAAQHIDTKGENTDEQAGVDIVRRALEAPIRQIVNNAGLEGSVVVANILAQKDRGYGFNAQTEEYGDMYKMGIIDPAKVVRSALQNAASVAGLLITTEAGIAEAPKKEGDAPAMPDMGGMGGMGGMGF, translated from the coding sequence ATGGCTGCTAAACACGTAAAATTCGGCTCCGAAGCACGCGAACGCATGCTCAAGGGCGTCGATACGCTTGCAAACGCCGTAAAAGTCACGCTCGGCCCGAAAGGCCGCAACGTGGTTATCGAGAAATCCTTCGGCGCACCACGCACCACGAAGGACGGCGTCACCGTAGCAAAAGAGATCGAGCTTGAAGACAAGTTCGAGAATATGGGCGCACAGATGCTGCGCGAAGTTGCCTCCAAGGCAAACGACGTCGCAGGTGACGGCACGACGACTGCAACGGTCCTCGCCCAGTCGATCGTTCGCGAAGGCATGAAGCGCGTCGCCGCCGGCATGAACCCGATGGACCTGAAGCGCGGTATCGACAAAGCCGTTCTGGAAGTCACGTCCGATCTCGCGCATCACTCGCGCAAGGTCAAAGAGAACTCCGAGATCTCGCAAGTCGGTTCAATCTCCGCCAATGGCGACAAGGAAATCGGCGACATGATTGCCAAGGCCATGGAAAAGGTCGGCAATGAAGGCGTCATCACGGTAGAGGAAGCCAAATCCCTCGAAACCGAACTCGATGTCGTTGAAGGCATGCAGTTCGACCGTGGTTACCTGTCCCCATACTTTGTGACCAATCCGGACAAGATGTCTGTCGAACTCGAAGATCCATTCATCCTGCTGCACGAGAAGAAACTCTCCTCGCTCCAGCCGATGCTTCCGATCCTCGAAGCTGTCGTTCAGTCCCAGCGTCCACTGCTCATCATCGCTGAAGATGTCGACGGTGAAGCGCTCGCAACGCTCGTCGTGAACAAGCTACGCGGTGGCCTCAAGGTTGCTGCTGTGAAGGCACCTGGCTTCGGCGATCGCCGCAAAGCCATGCTGCAGGACATCGCAGTTCTCACAGGCGGCCAGGTCATCTCCGAAGACCTCGGCATCAAGCTCGAGAACGTTGCCCTCGACATGCTTGGCACGGCCAAGAAAGTCGAAATCGACAAGGACAACACGACCATCGTCGACGGTGCTGGCACCAAGGACGAGATCGAAGCCCGCGTCGGCCAGATCAAGAAGCAGATCGAAGACACCTCTTCCGACTATGACCGTGAGAAACTGCAAGAGCGTCTGGCGAAACTCGCTGGCGGCGTTGCCGTGATCAAGGTCGGCGGTGCGACCGAAGTCGAAGTGAAAGAGCGCAAGGACCGCGTCGACGATGCGCTGAACGCAACGCGTGCAGCTGTCGAAGAAGGCGTGATCCCTGGCGGCGGCGTTGCCCTCCTCCGCGCAGCACAGCACATCGACACCAAAGGCGAGAACACCGACGAGCAAGCCGGTGTGGACATTGTCCGCCGTGCCCTCGAAGCTCCGATCCGTCAGATCGTCAACAATGCTGGCCTCGAAGGCTCGGTGGTTGTTGCGAACATCCTGGCCCAAAAAGATCGCGGCTACGGCTTCAACGCCCAGACCGAAGAGTATGGCGACATGTACAAGATGGGTATCATCGACCCAGCGAAAGTCGTGCGCTCTGCCCTGCAGAACGCCGCGTCGGTTGCTGGCCTTCTCATCACGACGGAAGCCGGCATTGCCGAAGCTCCGAAGAAAGAAGGCGACGCCCCTGCAATGCCTGATATGGGCGGCATGGGTGGAATGGGCGGCATGGGCTTCTAA
- a CDS encoding aldehyde-activating protein, with amino-acid sequence MTATCLCGAVTVTVETAPDFIHDCNCDLCRKTGAAWGYYPSASASATGKTTAFMRKDKPNAGVEVHTCQTCGATTHFELAPAFKAQNPGADLLGVNMKLFAAADLTGVEVRYPNGKDWSGEGPFGYRRDAMTISDASPW; translated from the coding sequence ATGACAGCCACTTGCCTCTGCGGTGCCGTCACCGTGACGGTCGAGACCGCGCCAGACTTCATTCACGATTGCAATTGCGACCTCTGCCGCAAGACAGGCGCAGCCTGGGGATATTATCCGTCCGCTTCGGCGTCAGCGACTGGAAAGACAACAGCTTTCATGCGGAAGGACAAGCCGAATGCTGGCGTCGAGGTCCACACCTGCCAGACCTGCGGGGCGACGACGCACTTCGAACTCGCGCCCGCCTTCAAGGCGCAGAACCCCGGCGCAGACCTCCTTGGCGTGAATATGAAGCTGTTCGCCGCTGCGGACCTTACAGGCGTCGAAGTTCGCTACCCGAACGGCAAGGACTGGAGCGGCGAAGGGCCATTTGGCTATCGGCGCGACGCGATGACGATCAGCGACGCGTCACCCTGGTAA
- a CDS encoding zinc ribbon domain-containing protein YjdM: MSELPPCPKCNSSFTYEDGALLVCPECAHEWSPSADAENAKVWRDANGNVLEDGDTVTVIKDLKVKGSSSVVKVGTRVKNIRLVEGDHDIDCKIDGIGQMGLKTEFVKKA; this comes from the coding sequence TTGAGCGAACTACCCCCCTGCCCAAAGTGCAATTCGTCCTTCACCTATGAAGACGGGGCACTTCTTGTCTGTCCGGAATGCGCTCATGAATGGTCGCCATCCGCCGACGCGGAAAACGCCAAGGTCTGGCGCGATGCGAATGGCAATGTTCTCGAAGATGGCGACACCGTCACCGTAATCAAAGACCTGAAGGTCAAAGGCTCATCCAGTGTCGTGAAAGTCGGCACGCGGGTGAAGAACATCCGCCTGGTCGAAGGTGACCACGATATCGACTGCAAGATCGACGGCATCGGCCAGATGGGCCTCAAGACCGAATTTGTGAAAAAGGCCTGA
- the groES gene encoding co-chaperone GroES, which translates to MKFRPLHDRVLVKRVEEEAKTSGGIIIPDTAKEKPQEGEVVAVGTGARGDDNEVVPMDVKAGDRILFGKWSGTEVKVDGQDLLIMKESDILGVIEK; encoded by the coding sequence ATGAAATTCCGTCCTCTGCACGACCGCGTTCTCGTGAAGCGCGTTGAAGAAGAAGCAAAAACCTCCGGCGGCATCATCATCCCCGACACCGCCAAGGAAAAGCCGCAGGAAGGCGAAGTTGTCGCTGTCGGCACCGGCGCACGCGGCGATGACAATGAAGTCGTCCCAATGGACGTCAAGGCGGGCGACCGCATCCTGTTCGGCAAATGGTCGGGCACCGAAGTGAAAGTCGACGGCCAGGACCTCCTGATCATGAAGGAAAGCGACATTCTCGGCGTCATCGAGAAGTAA
- a CDS encoding tRNA-binding protein, whose translation MHKVDLPGNPPEAETDFDTFRKLDIRVGTVLEAAPLEGARKPAIRLLIDFGPGVGEKKSSAQITEHYDPDQLIGRQVMAVVNFPPRQIGKFMSQVLTLGFPDDRGAIVLGGTDSPVPNGARLV comes from the coding sequence ATGCACAAGGTTGACCTGCCCGGTAATCCGCCAGAAGCGGAAACCGATTTTGATACTTTCCGGAAGCTCGACATTCGTGTCGGTACTGTGCTCGAGGCGGCACCGCTGGAGGGCGCGCGCAAGCCGGCGATCCGCCTTCTCATCGACTTCGGACCCGGCGTTGGAGAGAAGAAGTCGTCCGCCCAGATCACCGAACACTATGACCCGGACCAGTTGATCGGTCGGCAGGTCATGGCCGTCGTCAACTTCCCGCCTCGCCAGATTGGCAAGTTCATGTCGCAGGTTCTGACGCTTGGTTTCCCTGATGATCGCGGCGCCATCGTCCTTGGCGGCACCGACAGTCCCGTGCCCAATGGAGCGCGCCTTGTATGA